The stretch of DNA ctctgtaataatgCATATACAGAATAGTAGCAAGCGTGAAATTAAACTCCAGCAAATAGGTAGTTGATAACTCTGCATGAATATAAGACATTACACTTAGAACAGGTAGAAAggacagtgtatatatatatatatacaagattatatataaaatacaggtATTGTGGTATGTCTGAAACTGACAGGTGTTCGGAAATTTTATTCATGAAAGTCTTGTATAGTTAGGATGTAACAATGTAACTATGGCCACAGGAACCAAATATTCTGGTAATAATGTTAGTATACAATGTTGACTGACAAGATTTGCATTTTTTTGTGATTGATGTCCTGGCAATTACCACAGGTTATATGTTGTAATTAACAATAAGTCTACTATTTATAACAGAGCTATTGAGCTCCCAGTTTTCTCTATTAGAACTAAACCAGACCATTCACTACTGAATTTAGAACAATTCTATATGTAACTTTAATTGATCTATGTTTATCTGTACACAGTCCGGACATGTGTATAGGCgttataaatattcatattagaAAATATTGGATGATGAAATCGTCCCTCCCCAATTAGGAATGCAGAATTTATGCAAAGCAGGATGAATTTTCTTAAAGATCAAATCCTTCATTATTAATATCACATATTGAGTGTGGGGAACGCTAGGACTAAATTTAAGTCATTCCTTCAGTCCACGAGACACTAACCATCACAGAATTCTGGAATTacatctaatttatatcaatttatttgtaAGTTAACAAGCTTGCGattatgtttaaaaaatttttttactgtgataaatacaaaatactatCGTAAATCGTTTGTGAGCTtgtaaaaaacattaaaaccACAAGCAAATTCACAAACTGTCTCAAAATAACCAAGCATTGAAACTGATGGAAGTGTACAAGGCAGTCACATGTTAAGTATGTTTGCCTACAACAAtggatgaaaaaatatatttcatggcTAATAATCAAATCTTCAACAAAACTCTAAAGATACACAATATTGATAAGGGACATAAGACTACTATCACTTAAAACTCTAAATGTACCCATACTCAAACTAAACCAAATCTATTTTCACTTCTGAGCACAGTACTGTTAACATACTCTACTTATTTTAGCATACTGTacaccaactttctttcgcggctaccAAATTTCCAGATTTCCATTTAAAAACAAGTTTGTAAAGATTCACATTTGCAGATTTaaaaaatagaatttaaaataGCTTTCAATTCATATTGTGCAAATATTAATGTGCGGAAATAAACTTTCATGAATTTCTGATCgcgaaatttgcgaaagtaaaATGCGAAATCCATTCAGAATaagtttgatgaatttgtgtaattgaagaaattattgtatcatataGTGTAATACAGTACACAGAAAATGTAATTAGCGTAATCATATATTTTAACACAAGTGTTCCACAAAGTATTTCGTAACAGAAACTCCTAAAATATGATCAGTACTAACATATGTCCATTCAcagcaaataaaacaaatagatatacgatattaatattaacaaaaaaaatatgactttatgttaaaatatgacACCAAAAATGTAATAGCCAAGGTTGAAAAAAATCTagatttattacatttacatgttaagaaataatatttttgtcaaaaattctacaacaaataacaaatttttaGTCCATTTTCAAATTGACATAAATATATCTGACAAAATTTAGAGAAGCGAAGAATGATACTGTTCCGAGCATGAGAAAGAAAACGTAACAGCTGAGTGCGGTGTAGCCAAAGAATTCCAGAGTCTGCAAGGCACCAGACATGTTGGAGCGTTTGAAGTAGTAGAAGGTGGCGTAGAGGAACACAAAGATACCAgtggatctgtacagataaaacatatatcacatttaattacattatatcatatatacacaaagataccagtggatctgtacagataaaacatatatcacatttaattacattatatcatatatacacaaagataccagtggatctgtacagataaaacatatatcacatttaattacattatatcatatatacacaaagataccagtggatctgtacagataaaacatatatcacatttaattacattatattatatatacacaaagataccagtggatctgtacagataaaacatatatcacatttaattacattatatcatatattgatGAAGCTCATTAATCACACAGAACCTAAGGGGAGATAAAAAGTGACAGTGGATAGGAGTTGACTGCTAGTTACAGCGCAACAACAtataaaattcatcaaattgtTACAGAACTTTATGATAAAATTCTACATTTTCTATTCCATCTtcgcatattacagatttagctcccttgcaagattgttacgtcattattttgtcaacacatttcacattgttttctccgaTAAGCATGACATtacgctcgtaaacacatgacattacaatcaatacctatccgcaagggcagataactctgtaatatgcaaatacagaatagaaaATAAGCATAAATCTACTGTGTTTTGCAAAAATATGTGTAACTGGTAAACACTTTGAATTGATAAATGAGATATGTTGTATCTACGGAGACATTTCATTAAATAATCAAACTTAGTATACAGCCAACATCTACCTTTAAagtttataatttaatttgcagactaccgtatttttgcgcgtatagtgcgcacccgcgtatagtgcgcaggtacgtttttgagtttcattttggaaaaaaaaaaatatttacaaaaaaaaatctcagtttTTGTATCTTCGTTCACAACTACATTTTGCATTTGATCCACCTCCAAACACTTTTgaagaacaaaatcaaacggttcttattgtttatcagtgcttaaaacaaccttctgttcattaaaattaactggCGAGAGGAGTTTGACACGatgattgacactttgtttTACACAACGGCAGGCCTAAGCCTAGTTAGCTTGTGAATTGCCGGTGACACTATAATGAGGATATCAACAACGATGGTTctacaatcaaataattaaccATACCTTGTGTAATTGCAAGTGGTATCAATCAAGTCTATTGTGTATCTGTTCGGCATTTAGATTTAATCATTGTCCAAGATATTAGCTGGAAAGCTGACTGAGTAGGCCAATCAACCACAggtggccgccatatttgattacTGACTGCACGCTTCCGTATtctcaattatttcaattagtaTTGAAATCAGGACAAGATCTTACAGAAAACCATTTCAAAAGATAGTAATAAGAGTAAATTTTTACAGTCATATCATCATTTATAGTTGCCGATTGGTCAGTGTTAATGTAGGAAGgtttttagtttcgtatttaattTGCTGGCTCTGCATGTGGGATTACACTCACTTCCGTAAACATTTGCAAGTTCAAAAGTTTTCACATGCTGGAGAAActtatttataaggtaatctgTCTAATGTGACGAATTAATTACACACTTATACATCGTTTCAAGCTCCAGGCTATATTCATTTAGCCATTTAGATTTGGAGATACCTTACTGAAGATTCACGATCGTAACATGAATCCGGTCATGAACACACGTGCTCTCAAAACGGACTTTCaaggaattaaagataaaaatttcaagagatgttttccttttatattgaatatatgcattgaccattgacttaaagatccaagtatttaatcataattatttcaCGACAACGTGTACAAAATGTTACTGCATAGCTCGGACCTGCCGGTCGGTGATCATAACCCAGGACCTGGCCATGCCTTGTAcctgcgtatagtgcgcacccccaacttttcacttgatagattatgaaaaaaagtgtgcactatacgcgcaaaaatacggtaatcAAATACTGTGTTAGATCTATGATGAATGAGAGGTTTTGTAACCATTACATAGCTGTATTTACTGATGAATGATATGTATTAGGTATAAATCTGACTATTTACCCAGCACTGAATATGGATCTCCACCACCATCTGTAGTCCTCGGCAGACAGCTGGAAATAGGTTAGAGCGACAGAGATACAGGCGGTCACGCTCAGCAGTATCCCATACACTATAAATAGGATACCATACAGCGTGTACTGCTCCCGGCCCCACAGGGTGGCAAAGATATAGTATAGCTCCACGGAGATTGCACTGAAAAACGACACATACATCAATATAAATTTAACAATACATCAACATCAATATGATATCTTTGTATTAGTTAGAATGATCAGGAttcctttaaaatatttctttcaacTTTGGgctcaaaaacaaattatataatgtcttcctattacatgtatgtcattCATTAAAAAACCGACTACTGATTACCACCTAAAAACTACATCAGGTAAAAATCAGGTGATTTTCAGTAAATTTAAAGATGGAACTTTTTTCTCCACTCCCCCTCCCTTCCTACAAGCCATGTGGTCAAAagccaagatggctacctgttcACGATCTTGATATCTTGTTGTTACTTGAATGGCAATTCAACATTCATATGAAACGATTTAAACAGAGGGTGGGATctctcaatattttttgttctgCAAGTTACCATGTTTTTACTTACCTCCTAGCACAGTCAAGGACAATCAGGCAATGTCACAGTTTATCAACAGGCGAATCATTATCTAACTATCCAATTTCCTATACGGTAAAATACAGATTCTTCATGTTGAATTTACCTTTTTTGTTCACAAGGGGCGTCAAATTTCAGACTGGCCCAATTTTTTACCAATATACCCTATAGCATCAGTTGGAGAATTCAGCATAAACTTTGTATAATATGAAATGTATTCAAATGCCTGAGGCTTATCCCCAGGCACAGATTATCATATATCAACAATTTTATAACTTTATAAACAAAAAGACTAACTTCCCAAGGAATTTTTAATGTGAATAGTATGTCAAATTATTCATTGTTATTAAAATCTTAGATATATACTATTCATTTCAAGCACTGAGAATGATCCATTTGGCATATAGCGTATAAATAAATTGAGTTGAAGATATAGCAGCATTAAATTACTTACCAAAGTCCATAAACACATAAGTAACTTCATGTTGTCCACGGTTAATGCCTCTGTTCAGCAGAGCACATGTTGAATTTACCTACTGTTCAGCAGCCACTCATGTTGACATCTGTTCAATTGGCTACACGCCAAGAAAGGTGCTGGAACATATTTAagattacaattttaaaatcaagGGATTTTCGCATCTATAATGTGAATAATTTTTATCGTCAATGAAATCAGATTGTTACCTGCGTTTAGATATAAGTAATGATCCTGGCACGATTTAAGCATTGAATGACTTTCAATGATAATGACATTGGCATTGAATTCATGACTATATAAATGCAAACTGTGAACAGAGGCAAATAGTGAGGGACTGCATGAAAATGAGTTAATATTTTGGAAGAATTATCTCACTGCCAAAATGAAAGCTAACACTTCATGTGAATTTACCTCTGTCAGAGCAGAGCACTTTCAGATGTTGACAATTTACCTCTGTTCAGCAGGGCACTTCATGTAGAATTTACAAAAGGACTGTTTCAGCAGCAGCACTTCATGTTGAAATTTACGAActctgttcagttggcattcactATGGCTATGAAATGCCAACTTATaagacttcaatgcttatattttacacttggttacaattttatgatgaatcCAAGGGATTTTCgcatctataatgaaataatcattcgttatcgtcatggatggaaaagccatttgaacagcgtttaacgtgatcgctggcacgacaattgtgacgtcacaatgataatgacatcataataagcgcttgaagttcataGACTATATGATACCAActgcgtttggtaaggttacatagtggggactgcagtgaaaatgttaatattttggaAGAATTATCTCACTGCCAAAATGAAAGCTAACAATAAACAATGTTTGTTCAGAGAGTGACCACCAGATACTTGACTActtttactagattatctccccctatcTTAGACGTATACAAAAGACAAGATTCAAAAATTCCAGTGTTGTAGAGACTAGTGCTTGTCTAAtactgactgaatgtaataGCTAGAAACTGAATTGGTTCTTGTGTATGAACTTTGATTGTTTTTTTCAAGTAATTTAGAACAATGTACCATTGATTTGACGATATTGGATTTATGATAGAAACATACAGCAAATAAACAGGAGGTGAGATTGATGTTCCACACccagttatctccccctagttttcCTGTACATGTTGGCCGCTACGTATCCAGCAATACCTAGGGAAAGAGAAAACGTATCATAGTTAGTGTTTACTTAGTCTCACAACCTCAATATTCTTCAATTACTCTCATGCGTTTACTTCGTAAAAAACCACAAATTGGCACATCAACATATCTCATTAGAATTTTTCAACCCCATTTGCTTGACtcacaatatgtttatgaataatttcaattattttcatatgCTTTTATAAACCATCTTTCACATGCTATTTACTTTTGTATTTCGCTATGAATAGTAAGAttgtgaaagtttatctccaaAGATTAATAGTATATGTAAACTATATACATTAATAGGAATTTTcatttaacttttaaatttgCGAAAGCTAATCTTTCTGGACTTGTTTCTGAAAATTGAAATCACAATTTTAGTAGCCCCAGAAGAAAAGTTTTGGTTTACAGCTAAATAATACCTAGACTTTAGGTAATAATAATCTATAATATCCGTATCACTGATCCATATCTTACATGAAGTGAATGCGTAACAGGATGAACCCATCGGAGTTAATGGCGCCGTGTCTGTGGACGTTAGAACATGGCCCTCATCATTATTCTGTAGCCAGCGCTAAAAACTGTGCCATAGCAACACAGGTCATGATTCCTGTAGCCAGTGCGTGCTAAAAACTGTGTCCCCACACCTATCAACACATGTCATAGTAATTCCATAGTAAGCGCTAGAAAAAAATCCTGTGTCCCCACTCACTAGCAACACAGTGCTAACATAGTCATTTCCCCTAGTAGCCCGGTGCTAAAAACAGTGTCCCCCACAcctatcaacacagtcaaacatagtaattccTGTAGCCAGCGCTAAAAAGTCCCCACACCTTCAAC from Argopecten irradians isolate NY chromosome 15, Ai_NY, whole genome shotgun sequence encodes:
- the LOC138308798 gene encoding transmembrane 9 superfamily member 1-like, with amino-acid sequence MKCPAEQRSAISVELYYIFATLWGREQYTLYGILFIVYGILLSVTACISVALTYFQLSAEDYRWWWRSIFSAGSTGIFVFLYATFYYFKRSNMSGALQTLEFFGYTALSCYVFFLMLGTVDIDWDVQMFAKRNVITVWKKKSSQMSITSK